The genomic region AGGTTGATCTTGATCGAAACCCGCATCCGCTTCCGTCACCTGCACACCTTTATCGAGGTGGCGCGCCATAATTCCGTCGGCCGCGCCGCGCGAGTGATGGGCGTGACCCAGCCGGCGGTCACCAAGACCATCCGCGAACTTGAAGACATTCTGGGCAAGGAGCTCCTCGAAAAGGAGGGGCGCGGCGTGCGCATCACCCGTTATGGCGAGGTTTTTCTGCGCCACGCCGGCGCTTCGGTCGCCGCTGTCCAGAACGGGATCGACAGTTTAAGCCGGGTCAATGCCGGCCCACCCGTTCGTATCGGCGCCCTCCCCACCGTATCGGCGCGCATCATGCCGCTGGCCATGCAGCGGTTCCTTTCCGAACGCACCGACAGCCCGGTCAGGATCGTCACGGGCGAGAACCAGGTCCTGCTCGAGCAATTGCGCACCGGAACGCTCGATTTGGTCATCGGCAGGCTCGCTGCACCTGAACAGATGAGCGGCCTGAGGTTCGAATATCTCTATTCGGAGCAGGTCCGCTTCATCGTCCGCAACGGCCACCCGCTGCTCACCGATATCCATTTCGATTTCGGTCGGCTTCGAGATTATACCATCCTCATGCCACCGGTGGGCTCGGTGATCCGGCCATATGTGGACCGCTATCTCCTCGCGCACGGCATGGCCGAACTGCCCCACGCGATCGAAACCGTTTCCGATTCCTTCGGCCACGCCTTTGTCGAGGAAACGAACGCCGTCTGGGTGATTTCCGAGGGCGTCGTCACCCGCGATGTAGCCGCCGGGCGCCTGCAGCCTCTGCCGGTCGATACCAGCGAAACCCGCGGCGCAGTGGGACTTACCACGCGCGAGGACGCGCCGGCCAATGCTTCGCTCGATATTCTGGTCCGCATCGTGCGCGATGTTACCCGATCGCGTGCAGACTGATGGAATCGCGCAATGCCTGCGGCCCCTGCCCCACGCGTTGGGAAAAGAAGCGGCTGAAATAGGCGGGATCAGGATATCCCAACACGATGCCGATCTCCTTGATGCTCAGACCGGAAAACTGAAGGTAGCGTCGAGCTTCGAGCAGCACCCGCCGCTCGATCACCGCAAGCGCCGATAGTCCCAGCACCTGCCGACAAATGCGGTTGAGATGGGTTGGCGTGATCCCCAGTTTGCCGGAATAAAACCCGACCCGGCGCGTATCCCGGAAATGCTGATCCACCAGCGACAGGAACTGGTGCGCATGTCGCTCGGCGGCATCACGGTGATCGCCCGCCTGCTGCGCCGCCGCCAGATCGAGCCGGTGCGCGGCCACAAGCAGCAATGAGAGCCGCGCGCGGAGTGCCGCCACCTGCCCTGGCGCACCGCGATCGGCCTCGGCCACCAAACGCTTCACCGCCTGCTCGAGCTCCGGCGCGTCGACGATCGCTTCGATCGGCTTGAGAATACGGGGACGCAACAGGCTATCGGCGGCCGGACCGATTTCGCCCAGGGCGGTTTTGACATCCTGGGCAAAGAAGGTGAGCACGAACCCGTCGACATCGGTGGAAAAGACAAAGCTGTGGACGGTGAGCGGCGGCACGATGATCAGTGCCGGCGGGGCAACCTCGAAGGTTTCACCGTCGAGCATCACCGTGGCATGCCCGCTTCTCAAATAGAGAATCTGGTGCAGCAGATCGTGCCGATGCGCCGAGATGCGGAAGCCGTGCAGGCGCGAGCGCGAGGTGATCGTTTCCCAATGCAGCCAGCTCTCGCCGCTGCTTTCGTTCTCGCCATAAAGGGCGTAGGTCGGTATGGCGTTCATGTTGCTATAGTCCAACTCTTTGTTGCGCCTGTCCATTGGCAAGTTTGGGCGTGATGCCCATCCTCCCAGCAAAATTTGGCGGCCACACCGCCATTACCGGGAGGATCGTCATGCGCACTCAGGTTGCGATCATCGGGGCTGGCCCTGCCGGCCTCACGCTCGGCCGGCTACTCGAAAGAGCCGGTATCGATGCGATAATCATCGAACAGCGCAGTGCCGATTACGTACTCGGCCGCATTCGCGCCGGCGTCCTCGAGCAAAGTTCCGTCGACCTTCTGCGTGATCTCGGAGTCAATGCCCGGATGGATGCAGAGGGCATTCCTCACGACGGCGTGGAGCTTTCGTTCGACGGCGACATGCTGCGCATCAATTTCCACGAACTCGTGGGCCGTCGCGTCATGGTCTATGGGCAGACTGAAGTAACTCGCGATCTGATGGAAGCGCGCGCAGCGTCGGGAGCCCGATCGATCTATGAGGCGAGCGACGTCGCCATTCACGATTTCGATGGCAAGCGTCCTCGTGTCAGCTTCAAGAAAGACGGCCAGAACCATGAAATCGAATGCGATTTCGTGGCCGGGTGTGACGGCTTCCACGGCGTTTCGCGGGCCAGTGTTCCGGCCGATGCGATTTCGATCTTCGAGCGTGTCTACCCTTTCGGGTGGCTCGGTATTCTGGTCGACCAACCGCCCGTCGCCGAGGAACTGATCTACGCCCACCATGCTCGCGGCTTTGCGTTGTGCTCGATGCGGTCCCATACGCGTTCGCGCTACTACATCCAGGTGGATTCGAGCGAAAAGGTCGAGAATTGGTCGGACGATCGGTTCTGGGACGAATTGCGCAACCGGATCAATCCCGAGATCGCCGAGAGGCTCCAGACCGGCGCCTCGATCGAGAAATCCATCGCCCCGCTGCGCAGCTTCGTTGCCGAGCCGGTACGCTTTGGCCGGCTGTTTCTGACCGGCGATGCCGCTCATATCGTGCCCCCGACCGGAGCCAAGGGTCTCAATATGGCCATTCACGACGTGAGCGTTCTGGCCAGCGCTCTGGAGGAGTTTTACGCCGAGCAATCCAAGGCCGGAATCGATGCTTACTCGCCAACCGTTCTGGAGAACACCTGGCGCACCGAGCGGTTCTCCTGGTGGATGACGCAATTGCTCCACACCTTTCCCGACAGCGGGGATTTCGGCCGACGTATCCAACGCGCCGATTTCGACTATCTCCGCGCGTCCCGCATCGCTCGCCAATCGCTCGCCGAAAATTACACCGGTTTTCGCGTTTAGCGGTTCGTTTCAAGGGCCTAGCAGGTCCTTCTAGCCGGTTGGGAACGAAATCGGCACAAGCGGCATTGGAACCTCGGAGGCGCATGAAGCGCCTGATTTCGGGGGCGTGCCTGCATGAACTTAAGCGATCCCTATTGTGGTCCGGCGCCGCTTCCCGCGGACCTTTGGTCCCGGTGGGTGTTCGATCCGGTTGCGGCGCTTTTGATAGCGGTCCTGTTCTGCGGCTGGCTGCTGATCGGGCGACGGGATAGGGTCGGCCATCTAGCGCTCGCCAGCGCACTTGGCCTGATCGCCATTGCATTCTTTTCTCCCCTCTGCGCCCTTACGACCGCGCTTTTTTCGGCGCGTGTGGTCCATCACGTTATCCTCATCAGTGTCATCGCGCCGCTTTTGGCCATCGCACTCCCATGGCGGGACGGACCATTGCTCCCGCTGGCTCCGCTCACCATTCTCGGCGCCCTCGTTGTCTGGATCTGGCATGCGCCGAGCGCCTATGAATGGGCGATTTACGGCACCCTTCCCTATTGGCTTATGCAGGTCACCCTGCTTGGCTCCTCCTGGTTCCTATGGCGCGAGGTGCTTTCACCATTGGCCCGCGCCGGCGGCGCGCTGATCGCACTGACTGCATTTGTGGGCCAGATGGGACTGCTTGGCGCTCTGCTCGTTTTCAGCCCATTCCCTGTCTATACGCCCCATCTGAGCACCACGGCGCCTTACGGCCTGTCCGCGCTTGCCGACCAGCAGCTTGCCGGACTGCTAATGTGGGTGCCGGCCATGCTCCCTTACCTGGCTGTCGGGCTCTGGCTGGTATTGCGGCTTGCCAACGGCCTGCCGAACACGCGCAGGTCGGGTTTGGCTCGATGATCACGGTTTTCAAGTTCGTCCACATCGCTACGATCTCGATCTGGGCCGCGGGATTGATCTGCCTGCCGTTCTTGTTCGCGCAGCGCAAGGACGTCGGGCACGAGGCGGCGCTTCATCGTCTGCACGCCATGGTGCGGTTTCTCTACGTCGTCATCCTGTCGCCAACCGCGTTTGTGGCAATCGGCAGCGGGACCGTGCTTGTCTTTCTGCGCTCGACATTCGAACCGTGGTTTGGCCTCAAGCTCTTTTTTGTGGGCATCATGGTGCTGATCCACCTCCTTTCGGGCCTGCTGGTGCTCTCCCTGTTCGACGAATCCGCACGCTATTCACGCCTGCGCTACATCGCGTTCACGGGGGGGACGCTTGCGGTGGTTTCGGCGATTCTCGCCGTGGTGCTCGCCAAGCCCGAATTCGATATGAACCGGCTCACCCCCGACTGGCTGGCGCCGGGGCAGCTTTCCGAAATCGCGGGCGGCATCCTGGGGTGGGACTTGCAATGAAGCGACGCCTGCTTGCCGCTCTCGGGCTTAGTCCGCTGGTATCCGGGTGCACTGGATCGTTGTCGGCGCTCGATCCGGCCGGACCTGCGGCGGATGCCGTTGCGACGCTCTGGTGGGTGATGTTCTGGGCATCGATCGGCCTCTTCGTGCTCGTTTCGGGCCTGCTCGCCGCCGTCTGGTGGCGGCCCGGGTTTGGGAAATCCCTTTCCCCCACGCGCTGGATCGTTCTCGGTGGCCTTGTCATGCCCGGCGTTCTGCTCACCCTCCTCGTGGGATACGCCCTGTTTACCGGCGAGCGGCTGCTGCCTGTGGCACTGGCCGATCAGCCGACCCGGGTTGCGGCACATGGCGTGCGCTGGCAATGGCAGTTCACCTATCCCGATGCGCCCGACAGCACCGCCACGCCCGTTCTGCACATCCCGGCAGGCGAACCTGTCGACGTTCTCGTGACCAGCGGCGACGTCGTTCATTCCTTCTGGGTGCCGCGTCTCGCAGGCAAGATCGATGCTATTCCGGGGCACCAGAACATCATCCGCATCCAGGCGGACCGGCCGGGCACCTACCATGGCGTGTGCGCCGAATTCTGTGGCGGCGGGCATACGGACATGCGCTTTATCGTCCAAGCGCATGCTCCCGAGGATTATCGTGCCGTTCTGAGCGGGGGCGGCCAATGACGGAATTTCCGCCGCCTTCCGAGCGCCTTTCTCCCATCCGCCTGCACAAGGCCCTGGAGCGTGCGTGGGGAACCGGTCGGGGCTGGCACCGGCTGGCCGCCGTCAATCACACGACGATGGGCAAGCGCTTCATGCTCGCCGCTTTCGTGTTCTTCGCCATCGGTGGCGTGCTGGCCATGCTGATCCGCACCCAGCTTGCCACACCCAATTCTGCGTTCGTGGGACCGGATATCTACAACCAGCTTTTTTCCATGCACGGCACGGTGATGATGTTCCTGTTCGCCATACCGATGCTGGAGGGCTTGGCGATCTACCTTCTGCCCAAGATGCTCGGAGCGCGGGACATGGCTTTCCCGCGCCTCTCGGCCTACGGGTTCTGGTGCTATATTTTCGGCGGCACGATCGTCGTTGCATCCATGCTGTTTGGCGTTGCGCCCGACAGCGGCTGGTTCATGTATACCCCGCTATCGTCCCAGCCCTATTCGCCGGGAATCAACTCCGACATCTGGCTTTTGGGGATCACTTTCGTCGAAATCTCGGCCTTGTCGGCCGCTGTCGAAATCACCGTCTCGATTCTGAAACTTCGGGCGCCGGGCATGTCGCTCGATCGCATGCCGCTTTTTGCCTGGTACATGCTGATCACGGCGCTGATGATGGTATTCGGTTTCCCGCCGCTGATCCTGGGTTCGATCCTCCTCGAACTGGAGCGCGCCTTCGGACTGCCATTCTTCGACCCCACGCGCGGCGGTGATCCGCTGCTCTGGCAGCACCTGTTCTGGCTGTTCGGGCACCCCGAAGTCTATATCATCTTCCTGCCCGCCGCCGGAGCGCTCTCGACCATCATCCCGGTTTTCGCCCAGCGGCCGATCGTGGGCTATCACATCATCATTGCCGCCATTACCGCCCTCGCCTTTCTGTCATTCGGGCTATGGGTGCACCACATGTTCACAGTGGGCATTCCGCACCTGGCGCTGGCGTTCTTTTCAGCGGCGAGCGCGCTTGTGGCCATTCCCACCGCCGTACAGATCTTTGCCTGGCTGGCCACGCTCGCCCATGGAAAACCGCGCTTCGACATTCCCATGCTTTATGTGGCGGGTTTTTTCCTCATCTTCGTGATCGGCGGGTTGACCGGGGTGATGCTGGCGATGGTGCCTTTCGACCAGCAGGCCCATGACAGCTATTTCGTGGTCGCCCACCTTCACTATGTTCTGGTTGGAGGGTTCGTCTTTCCCATGCTGGCAGCAGTCTATTTCTGGCTGCCGCACATCACCGGGCGCGAGTCGGTGCACCGCATTTCGGTGCCGGCATTTTGGCTAATTTTCGTAGGGTTTAACCTGACATTCTTTATGATGCACCTTACCGGGCTCATGGGAATGCCGCGCCGGGTCTATACCTATCCCTCGAACTTCGGCTGGGATTGGCTGAACCTGCTTTCGAGCGTCGGCGGATTTATTCTTACCATGGGGTTCGCGCTGTTTGCCGTCGACATGGTGCTGCAATTCCGCTTCGGGCGGCGCTTCAGCCGCAATGGCTGGAAGGCGCGGACGCTCGATTGGGCGATGCCCACGCGACCGGCCTCTTATGGCTTTGCCTCACTTCCGAGCGTCGATCGACGCGCCGATGACATAGATCCCGATCCGCTGGCGGCTGAACTGGCGGCGGGCAAAGGCTATCTCGGCTTCGTGCGCGACAATCGCATGGAAACCCTCGCGGTGGACATGACCACCGGTCGGCTCGAGCATCTGGTCATGCTCCCCAAACCGACCTTCCTGCCGCTGATCTCGGCGGCTCTGACCGGAATGGCCGTACTGGCCATGCTGTTCAAGGTCTATATCCTCGCCATTCTTTTTGCGGCCGCGACGGTGGGGAGCTTCCTGTTCTGGTCCGCAGCTATGGGATCAAGAACCGATAGTGGCCTGGTGCCGGTGGGACGCGGCGAATCCGCACCCCTGGATATCGAGGTCGAGCGCCCGTCACAGTGGTGGGCGATGGTCTTCGCGCTTGCGGCAAACGGCACTCTCTTCGTTTCGCTCCTCTTTGGCACACTCTATCTCTGGCTCGTCGCTCCCGGTTGGCCACCTGCCGAGATCGTTGCTCCCGATCTGTGGCTTTGGCTCACCGCTCCCGCACTCATTTCTGCAAGTATAGCGTGGCGTTTCGGGAGCGGGATAAGTCAGCGAGGCGGCAATTTCATCCCGGCGGCCATTCTCGCCCTTGTCCTGGATGCGGCGGCAATTGCCGTTGTTTTTCTAAAACTTACCGGCATTTCAGATCCCACTCAACACGCCCATCTGGCAACCAGTGCCGCCCTGCTCGGCTATGCCGCATTGCATGCGGCGGCAGGATTGGTGTTCTCGATCAACGCCTTGATGAAGAACGCTCAAGGCCATGTCTCCGCCCGGCGCGGACTGGCTTTGCGCCTGGCTTCGCTGTGGCACGACTATACGGCAGTGACCGGAGTTGCGGTGGTTGCGATGATCGCGCTGATGCCGGGGTTGATCGGTGCGCTGGCGGGGGTGAGATGAGCACGAAATCGCCCGTACCGCCATCGCGTATGTTATTGATTCCGCTCGGCTTCATCATCTGGAGCGTTGCATTTGTCACGCTTTATGCGACCAACGCGATCGGGTGTGAATTCGGGTGGCCCGAGGGGGTCCAGCGCGGGCTGCTGGTCGCAATTTCCCTAGGTTTTCTAGGGGGTTCGGCCCTAGCTGGGTGGCTGGTGTTCGCGCATTGGAGGGCCAGGGCGCGGCTTGAGCAAGCCCCTGCTCCGACCCTGTCCATATTGGGCATATACGGCTTGGGATCAGCTTTTGTGGCTATGATCGGCCTGGCTATCCCGAGTTTGACGACATCGTTGTGCATCTGACCCCAAAAATCACGCGTTGGGGTCCACCATGATACCGATGCCGTGGTCGAAAACGAGCTTGCCGCCATGCCACCCTGCAAGGCCGGTAAAGATGCCCGCGAGCAGCGAGAGCGCCAATCCGAATGGCAGGACGGCGTCAGGATCGGCGAGGCGCACGCCCCAATTGGTGCCGGCGATGGCCAATAGCGCCATGGCGGCGATGGCGTGGGTCCAACTGCCGACCCGGCCGCGGATGCCGGGGACCAGGACCAGTTCCGCAGTGCCGGCGATGCCGGCGGCAACGCCGAACCAGAAAGCAAAGCCCGCCGACCAGACGCCGGCCCGCACCCAAAAGGGATCGGCTGTCCACCAGTAGAAGATGTCAGTGCCCAGCGTGGCGAACACCAGCGCGATGGGGAAATGCACCATCATGGCGTGGACGGGATGGCCGGCGACCGCGACCGCCGATTGGGCGTCGCGCTCCATGACCTCGGCAATCACCGGACTGACTGAGGAAGTTGACTTGTCTTCGGCCACACCAGCGCCCCTCTTTGTACGTGAACGTCAATGCCGGGGGTGCGCGTGAAGTTCCCTATTGGTCCTGCGGATCGAGCGGGAGGGTCAGGACGCAGTGCAGCGATGTGGGTTCGAGCACGAAACGGGTCGATGCGCCCAACTGATAGGGAATTGCTTCTTCGATCAATTGTCGGCCGAAGCCGCGTATTCGGGCGGGATCGGGAAAACGGGGGGAGAATTTCTCACGCCACTCGATGACGAGCATGGCGTCATCGCCACCGTCGCGCCGGAACCACTCGATATCCACCCTGCCCTGGGGGTCGGCCAGCCCGCCGTGGCGGACGGTGTTGGTGCTGAGCTCATGGATGACGAGCGTCAGGGTCTGCAGGGTGCCGTCGCCGACAAGGATACGCGGGCCCGTGAGCTTTACCCGCTCCCAGTCCTCGGTGACTGCCCCCAGTTCCATCCGCACCAGCGATTCCACGGTCACCGCGTCGCCCTCGGCGCGTGAGAGCAGGCCCTGCACGCGGGAGAGCGCGCCCAGTCGACTATCGAAAGCGCGCACGAAATCGGGGAGAGAATCCACCATGGAGGCGGTTTGCGAAGCGATGGAGCGGACTACGGCCAGAAGGTTCCGGGTGCGATGCTGCAACTCTCCGACCAGGATGCCCTGTCGTTCCTGCATTACGCGCATATCGTGGATATCGGCAGCCGATCCTACCCATTCCTGCGGACCTCCGGCGCCGGCGCGGATGGGGACGGCCCGGGTCTGATGCCAGCGATACATGCCGTCGCGCTCACGACGGATCCTGTGTTCGCCGTAGTAATTTTCCCCGTCCTCTCCCGCCTCCTCCCATTTCTTGAGCGCCAGATGCCGATCGTCAGGATGGATGGCATCGAGCCAGCCATAGCCTTCCGATTGCTCGTTGGACATGCCCGTATAGGCAGCCCATTGGGGAGAAGCCCATGTCCGCTTGCCTTCCGTGGTGGAACGGAAGACCAGATGGGGGACGGTCGTTGCCAGCAGGCGAAAGCGCTCCTCGCTTTCCATGAGAGCGATTTCGTGCTGACGGCGCAGGGTCATATCCTGGCCGATTTTGAGGAAACCTTTTGGAGACCCCTCCGTGTCCTTGAGCGGCCATACGCTGCCCTCGATATAGACGCGCGAGCCCGACCGATGCTGATGCCAACGCACGTCGGGCGCATAGCCACGGCTCAAGGCGGTCTGGAGTTCCTGCCAATGAGCGCCACTCTCCCGATCTTCGGGGACGAACAGCAGCGCGCCGGACTTGCCCAATATATCCTCGGAATTCCAGCCGAAGACATTGGCGGCTCCAGGAGGCCAACTGTCGATATTGCCGTCGCGGTCGGTGGTGAAAATGGCATAATCGCGAGCGTTCTCGACGATCAGACGAAACCGCTCTTCTCCGTCAGACACGTCCGCCACCCGCATCGCCGTGCTTTCGTCGTTGCGGTCCTGGCCCATCATGTCCTCCTGGAGGTCAGGCGTTGCCGTGCATGACCTCAAAAAGCAGGCGTGCCCAACGATCCTGCACTGTTTCGGAAGACCGCACAACGCTTGGCCGTATAACCGGTTCTACCGGCTGTCTCAGGTTGGAGGGGGCTTGCGGGCGGAACGCCGCCACCTTGCGCCGCAGATGCGCCAGATCGAGCGGCTTGTGCAGCGTATCGACCGAGCGGTAGCGCGCATCGATCCGATCGTCCTGATAGGCGGTGGCAAAGACGATGGGGACGCCGCGAGCCGTCAGCACGTCGACCAGCTCGTAGACTTCTTCGCCGAACAGTTTGATGTCGAGAATGGCGCCGTCGAGGCGTCGTTTGCCGATGATGAGGTTCGCATAATGAACCGTGGGCGCCGGCCCAAGCACGTGAACGCCGTGGCTTTTGAGGTCGTTGCAGACCTCGCGCGCCAGCACATAGTCGTCCTCGACGACCAGCACGCATTTGCCGGCTATATCGGATGCAGTGTCTTCATTCGGATTCATGCAACCCCCGAACTGTCTCGTGCGGCCAGATAGCCGGCGAGAACTTCTCCAAGGACCACCGGGTCGGTGGGCTTCTCAAACCGCCTTACGTGGGAGAGCGCGGGTGGAATGGCCCAGTGGTCGTAACCCGTGGCGAAGACGAACGGAATGCTTCGCTCCGCCAGACGCTCGGCGACCGGAAAGACCGGACGGCCGCGGACGTTAATGTCGAGGACCGCCGCATCAGGCAGGAAATCCCGCCCCTTGAGCGCTTCCAAAGCGTCTTCGACGCGGGAAAACGGCCCAATGATCCGCGCGCCCAATTCCTCGAGCGCCACTTCGATATTGATCGCGATCAGATATTCGTCTTCGACAATCATGATGGCTTTCCCCGACAGTGCTGGGTTGGCCGATGCCATGTGTGCCCTCCGCTGGGTTTTGCCGTAAGCGGCATCACTCGCAAGAACCACCAGCGCGACGGTTCGTTGCACGCCGCAGGCATATTAAGCGCATCGGCGGCCCGGTCCAGTTGGAACGCGCCTCGCCCTCTCCCGTTGATTGCGGAGGGACCAACCCGGTCTATCCAGGCTGCCGTGTCTTTCCCTCGCAAACCTTAACGCAGGTTAAGGCCATCAATCCCGGAATCAATAAGAAAAGCTCATGCCAAAATCACTCTCCGCTCTTGCTTTGAACGGCACTCTTAAAACCTCGGCCAAAGGCGAGACCTCCTCGACCGACAGGATGATCACGCTGCTTCTCGACACGCTGAAGGCCGAAGGCATAGAGGGCGAGACGATCCGGCTGGCCGATCATTCGATTCTGCCCGGCGTCACGTCCGATGAAGGGGCCGGCGACGACTGGCCCGATATCCGCCGCCGCATAATGGATGCCGATATCCTCATCGCCGGCTCGCCGGTCTGGCTGGGCCAGCCGTCGAGCGTCATCAAGCGGGCCCTCGAACGCATGGACGCGTTCCTTTCCGAAACGGACGATCGGGGCCACATGCCAAGCTATGGCAAGGTGGCGATGGTTGCGACCGTGGGCAACGAAGATGGGGCGCATCACGTTTCGGCCGAGCTGTTCCAGGCGCTCAACGACGTGGGCTTCACACTTGCGCCCAATGCGGTTTCCTATTGGGTGGGAGAGGCCATGAGCTCGACCGATTTCAAGGATCTTGCCAGCGTGCCCGAGGTTGTAACGAACGCTGCGACCATGGCCGCGCGGACGGCCGCGCATCTGGCAAGGCTATTGGCCGACCAGCCTTACCCCAGTGTCAAATAGATCAAGGAGTAGACGGATTTGACCGACCTGCTCGTTGCCCGGCTTGAAAGCCATCTTCCTCTCGATCAGGCCGAACGCGCCGGCCTGCTGGCCCTGCCCGCACAACTTCGGCATGTGTCGGGGCGCGGTTCTCCCCTGGCGGGAAAACTGGCCGAACAGCATGTCCACGTTCTCGAGGACGGTTTTGCCTGCCGATATCGCGACCTTTCCGATGGCCGGCGCCAAATCCTCTCCCTGCTGGTTCCCGGCGACCTTATCGATCTGCGCCAATTCGTGCTCGGGGGGAGCCAACCGCCGCTGATCGCCCTTTCCCCGCTTTCGGTGCGAGCCATTCCCAACGGCAATTTGTTCAAGCTGCTGGAAGGCTCGCCCCGCATCACCCGCGCGCTCTGGAGCACTACATTGGTCGAGGAATCCATATCGCGCGAATGGCTGGTGAGCGTGGGCAAGCGTTCGGCCATCGAGCGGGTGGCCCATCTTCTGTGCGAAATCTATCTGCGGCTTGCCGCCGTGGGCCGCAATGACGGCGCCCGCTTTCCATTGCCTTTGACCCAGAGCGAATTGGCCGATGTGCTGGGCCTTTCGACGGTGCACGTCAACCGCACGCTACAGGAGTTGCGCAAATCCAGGCTGATCGCGTTCCAGTCCGGAACCGTCGAGATCTTCAATTTCGACGCGTTGGCCGATTTGGCGCTGTTCGCGCCCGGCTACCTGCATCTGCGCGATACGCATAAGCCCAGGCCGGCTGCCGCTTAGGCTTATCGAAACTCAACGGTTTTGCGGGCGCTGAGGGTCAGTCCTTCAATTTCGGGAGGGACTGCCTGATCTTGGCGTAGTCGGGCCAGGGATCGGTCCTGGCCCGCTCGGCGGCGGCTTCGAGCGAGAAGCTGTTGGCCGCCGTCAGCGATGGCACCTCGTCCCAGCCGACCGGAACAGCGACCGGGGCGCCCTGACGGGCACGGCTCGAAAAGGGAGCGATGGCGGTAGAGCCGCGCTCATTGCGCAGATAGTCGATGAAGAGCTTGCCCTTGCGCGCCTTTTTCGAGAGCGTCGCTGTGAACCTGTCGGGCTCGTCGGCGGCCATCTGCCTTGCAAACGCGGCGGTGAACGCCTTGACCGCGGGCCATTCGGCCCGGCGGGTAATGGGCGCTATGACGTGCAGCCCCTTGCCGCCAGTGACCATCGGAAAGGTCTTGAGCCCCAGGTCGGCCAAGCGATCCCGGATATCCATGGCGGCGGATTTGACGTCACCGAAATCGAGACCTTCATCGGGATCGATGTCGAAAACGATGCGGTCCGCCTTTTCGATCAGGTCGCGACGTGAGCCCCAGATGTGAAATTCGAGCACGCCCATCTGCACGCCGGCAAGAAGGCCCTTGAGGCTGTCGAGCGTGAAATAATCGGCCTTTGTGCCGTCCTTTTCGGTGATCGAGACGGTGTCCATGCCCTGCGTGAAGCCGCCGGTATCGTGCTTTTGGAAAAAGCAGTGCTTGGCGCGGCCAGCGGGGCAGCGCACGAGGCTGAGAGGCCGGTCGGAGATGTAGGGCAGCATGGCGTCGACGACGGCGGCATAATAGGCGGCCAGGCGCGCCTTGGTGACGCCCTGCTCGGGATAGAGCACCTTGTCCGGGCTGGAGAGCTTAATGCCGGCCTTTTCGGCGGCGGCGATGCCGTCCTCGTCGGAAAGCGTCATGGTCTTGGCTCCCTTGGCCTCGGCTCCTTTGGCCTTGGCCGGCGTTTCGAGCGCGATGCCCTTGGCCGGCTTGTCCTCGCGCAGGCCCAGAAACGACGGGTGCCGCAGCGCGCCATCCGGCGTCACC from Pelagibacterium sp. 26DY04 harbors:
- the pcaQ gene encoding pca operon transcription factor PcaQ produces the protein MIETRIRFRHLHTFIEVARHNSVGRAARVMGVTQPAVTKTIRELEDILGKELLEKEGRGVRITRYGEVFLRHAGASVAAVQNGIDSLSRVNAGPPVRIGALPTVSARIMPLAMQRFLSERTDSPVRIVTGENQVLLEQLRTGTLDLVIGRLAAPEQMSGLRFEYLYSEQVRFIVRNGHPLLTDIHFDFGRLRDYTILMPPVGSVIRPYVDRYLLAHGMAELPHAIETVSDSFGHAFVEETNAVWVISEGVVTRDVAAGRLQPLPVDTSETRGAVGLTTREDAPANASLDILVRIVRDVTRSRAD
- a CDS encoding helix-turn-helix domain-containing protein → MNAIPTYALYGENESSGESWLHWETITSRSRLHGFRISAHRHDLLHQILYLRSGHATVMLDGETFEVAPPALIIVPPLTVHSFVFSTDVDGFVLTFFAQDVKTALGEIGPAADSLLRPRILKPIEAIVDAPELEQAVKRLVAEADRGAPGQVAALRARLSLLLVAAHRLDLAAAQQAGDHRDAAERHAHQFLSLVDQHFRDTRRVGFYSGKLGITPTHLNRICRQVLGLSALAVIERRVLLEARRYLQFSGLSIKEIGIVLGYPDPAYFSRFFSQRVGQGPQALRDSISLHAIG
- the pobA gene encoding 4-hydroxybenzoate 3-monooxygenase; amino-acid sequence: MRTQVAIIGAGPAGLTLGRLLERAGIDAIIIEQRSADYVLGRIRAGVLEQSSVDLLRDLGVNARMDAEGIPHDGVELSFDGDMLRINFHELVGRRVMVYGQTEVTRDLMEARAASGARSIYEASDVAIHDFDGKRPRVSFKKDGQNHEIECDFVAGCDGFHGVSRASVPADAISIFERVYPFGWLGILVDQPPVAEELIYAHHARGFALCSMRSHTRSRYYIQVDSSEKVENWSDDRFWDELRNRINPEIAERLQTGASIEKSIAPLRSFVAEPVRFGRLFLTGDAAHIVPPTGAKGLNMAIHDVSVLASALEEFYAEQSKAGIDAYSPTVLENTWRTERFSWWMTQLLHTFPDSGDFGRRIQRADFDYLRASRIARQSLAENYTGFRV
- a CDS encoding cytochrome c oxidase assembly protein; translated protein: MNLSDPYCGPAPLPADLWSRWVFDPVAALLIAVLFCGWLLIGRRDRVGHLALASALGLIAIAFFSPLCALTTALFSARVVHHVILISVIAPLLAIALPWRDGPLLPLAPLTILGALVVWIWHAPSAYEWAIYGTLPYWLMQVTLLGSSWFLWREVLSPLARAGGALIALTAFVGQMGLLGALLVFSPFPVYTPHLSTTAPYGLSALADQQLAGLLMWVPAMLPYLAVGLWLVLRLANGLPNTRRSGLAR
- a CDS encoding CopD family protein: MITVFKFVHIATISIWAAGLICLPFLFAQRKDVGHEAALHRLHAMVRFLYVVILSPTAFVAIGSGTVLVFLRSTFEPWFGLKLFFVGIMVLIHLLSGLLVLSLFDESARYSRLRYIAFTGGTLAVVSAILAVVLAKPEFDMNRLTPDWLAPGQLSEIAGGILGWDLQ
- the coxB gene encoding cytochrome c oxidase subunit II, yielding MKRRLLAALGLSPLVSGCTGSLSALDPAGPAADAVATLWWVMFWASIGLFVLVSGLLAAVWWRPGFGKSLSPTRWIVLGGLVMPGVLLTLLVGYALFTGERLLPVALADQPTRVAAHGVRWQWQFTYPDAPDSTATPVLHIPAGEPVDVLVTSGDVVHSFWVPRLAGKIDAIPGHQNIIRIQADRPGTYHGVCAEFCGGGHTDMRFIVQAHAPEDYRAVLSGGGQ